From a single Candidatus Delongbacteria bacterium genomic region:
- a CDS encoding DinB family protein → MELQARAIADLANNAEQLRAAFAGFQPEELTRRPASGGWSPLEVMHHLRDEEHEDFPLRIRMTLEDPNQPWPPIDPEGWAVSRRYNEAQPDSILAEFLEARRHNLDWLRLLKQPDWDLVHAHPQGDLSARQLLLCWLAHDLLHLRQLLRLRWHLLELQRRSPEDLYYAGSW, encoded by the coding sequence ATGGAACTTCAGGCTCGAGCCATCGCCGATCTGGCCAACAATGCGGAACAGCTGCGTGCGGCGTTTGCGGGTTTCCAGCCCGAGGAACTGACGCGCAGGCCGGCGAGCGGGGGCTGGAGTCCGCTGGAAGTCATGCACCATCTGCGGGACGAAGAGCACGAGGATTTTCCGCTGCGAATACGCATGACGCTCGAGGATCCGAACCAGCCCTGGCCGCCCATCGATCCCGAAGGCTGGGCCGTGTCACGCCGCTACAATGAGGCCCAGCCGGACAGCATTCTGGCGGAATTCCTCGAGGCGCGCCGCCACAACCTGGACTGGTTGCGTTTGCTGAAGCAGCCCGATTGGGACCTGGTGCACGCTCATCCCCAGGGTGACCTCAGCGCCCGCCAGCTGCTGTTGTGCTGGCTGGCTCACGATCTGCTGCACCTGCGCCAGTTGCTCAGATTGCGCTGGCATCTTCTGGAGCTGCAGCGCCGGAGCCCCGAGGATCTGTATTACGCGGGCTCCTGGTAG
- a CDS encoding response regulator encodes MDDSKQILIVDDDPTQCEILAQLVGELGYQAYSSTDGDMALQVFKERNFDLVITDIKMPHMDGLTLLQKIRKLNNAVRVIVLTGYPSSETILKTIENDGYTYLVKPVKLQAMAALIEKAFSDPVDGE; translated from the coding sequence ATGGACGACAGCAAGCAGATCCTGATCGTGGATGACGATCCCACCCAGTGCGAAATCCTGGCCCAGCTGGTGGGCGAGCTGGGCTATCAGGCCTACAGCTCCACCGATGGAGACATGGCCCTGCAGGTGTTCAAGGAGCGAAACTTCGATCTGGTGATCACCGACATCAAGATGCCGCACATGGATGGGCTGACTCTCCTGCAGAAGATCCGCAAGTTGAACAATGCCGTTCGGGTGATCGTGCTCACCGGATATCCATCGTCCGAGACCATTCTGAAGACCATCGAGAACGACGGGTACACCTATCTGGTCAAGCCGGTCAAGTTGCAGGCCATGGCCGCGCTGATCGAGAAAGCCTTCAGCGATCCTGTCGACGGGGAGTGA
- a CDS encoding ATP-binding cassette domain-containing protein — translation MADKDILLKVENLSVHFPIHGGLMLSKVAEVRAVDGISFELRRGETLGLVGESGCGKTTVGRAIVNVLRSGTPDVEIYGKLLFNTGSEWVDLAQLSRSQMRKYRKDIQMVFQDPFSSLNPRMLVKDIIGEPLEITNPGISGKEVRDRVNWLLEKVGLSGEQALRYPHEFSGGQRQRIGIARSLATNPKLIVADEPVSALDVSIQAQVINLFQDLQEEFDLTYIFIAHDLSVVEHLSDRIAVMYLGDMVELGEGQDVYRRPLHPYSRALLAAVPLPDPSRVKTKDRKMLEGDVPNPIMKPSGCSFRTRCPIARTECAEDRPKLIERTPGHWVACPWTDPAHTPQ, via the coding sequence ATGGCCGACAAGGACATCCTGCTGAAGGTCGAGAACCTCAGCGTGCACTTTCCGATCCACGGCGGTCTGATGTTGAGCAAGGTGGCGGAAGTACGTGCCGTTGACGGCATCTCCTTCGAGCTGCGCCGGGGTGAGACACTGGGGTTGGTGGGCGAGTCGGGCTGCGGCAAGACCACCGTCGGCCGTGCCATCGTCAATGTGCTGCGCAGTGGCACACCGGACGTGGAGATCTATGGCAAGCTGCTCTTCAACACGGGCAGTGAGTGGGTCGATCTGGCCCAGCTCAGCCGCAGTCAGATGCGCAAGTACCGCAAGGACATCCAGATGGTGTTCCAGGATCCGTTCTCCAGCCTCAACCCGCGCATGCTGGTGAAGGACATCATTGGAGAACCGCTGGAGATCACCAACCCGGGAATTTCCGGCAAGGAAGTGCGGGACCGTGTCAACTGGCTGCTGGAGAAGGTGGGGCTCTCGGGCGAACAGGCCCTGCGCTATCCCCACGAATTCAGTGGTGGCCAGCGTCAGCGCATCGGCATCGCGCGCAGCCTGGCCACGAATCCCAAGCTGATCGTGGCCGACGAGCCCGTGTCCGCGCTGGACGTGTCGATTCAGGCCCAGGTGATCAATCTGTTCCAGGACCTGCAGGAAGAATTTGACCTGACCTACATCTTCATCGCCCATGACCTCTCGGTGGTGGAACACCTGAGCGACCGCATCGCCGTGATGTATCTGGGAGACATGGTGGAACTGGGCGAAGGCCAGGATGTCTACCGCCGCCCCTTGCACCCCTATTCCCGTGCCCTGCTGGCCGCCGTGCCCCTGCCCGATCCCAGCCGCGTGAAGACCAAGGATCGCAAGATGCTCGAAGGCGATGTGCCCAACCCGATCATGAAGCCCTCGGGTTGCTCATTCCGTACACGTTGCCCGATCGCACGCACCGAATGCGCCGAGGACCGCCCCAAGCTGATCGAGCGGACACCCGGCCATTGGGTGGCCTGTCCCTGGACCGACCCCGCGCACACTCCCCAGTAA
- a CDS encoding polyprenyl synthetase family protein has product MSSGSSSPLGGTHPDTAADSRPGPFAETRQAVEQRIDEVLATYPRPASLYDPIRYIMGIGGKRIRPILVIISAEAVGAQQTSVLDVAVAVELLHNFTLVHDDIMDQDLVRRGQPTIHARWDEGTAILAGDALIGIAYRCLCNSASEQLPMQIRTFTEAVVEVCEGQALDKEFETSSQVDLAGYEDMIARKTGRLISMSTRIGAMAGGATPANVEILERYGACIGKAFQIQDDLLDYLSSTEILGKRVGSDMAMQKKTFVTLKALEILGGHKRARFQQLLQSGAPSEEGLLEMKDLLVQGGVLDAGQQVVDDLFGQAFRILDAAESRLETGRLRDYASWLLKRDY; this is encoded by the coding sequence TTGAGCAGCGGATCCTCCAGCCCGCTTGGCGGTACGCACCCCGACACGGCCGCCGACAGTCGGCCGGGTCCCTTTGCCGAGACCAGGCAGGCGGTGGAGCAGCGCATCGATGAGGTGCTGGCCACCTACCCCCGCCCCGCCTCGCTCTACGATCCCATCCGCTACATCATGGGCATCGGGGGCAAGCGTATCCGGCCCATTCTGGTGATCATTTCCGCCGAAGCCGTCGGGGCACAGCAGACCAGCGTGCTGGATGTGGCCGTGGCCGTGGAGCTGTTGCACAATTTCACCCTGGTGCACGACGACATCATGGACCAGGATCTGGTCCGGCGCGGTCAGCCCACCATTCACGCCCGCTGGGACGAAGGCACCGCGATCCTCGCCGGTGACGCGCTGATCGGCATCGCCTACCGTTGCCTCTGCAATTCCGCCTCGGAACAGCTGCCCATGCAGATCCGCACCTTCACCGAAGCGGTGGTGGAAGTCTGCGAGGGCCAGGCGCTGGACAAGGAATTCGAAACCAGTTCCCAGGTGGATCTGGCGGGCTACGAAGACATGATTGCCCGCAAGACCGGGCGGTTGATCTCCATGTCCACCCGCATCGGAGCCATGGCGGGTGGCGCCACTCCCGCGAACGTGGAAATCCTCGAACGGTATGGCGCCTGCATCGGCAAGGCCTTCCAGATCCAGGACGATCTGCTGGACTATCTCTCCAGCACCGAAATCCTGGGCAAGCGGGTCGGTTCCGACATGGCCATGCAGAAGAAGACCTTCGTCACTCTCAAGGCCCTTGAGATTCTTGGAGGACACAAGCGTGCCCGCTTCCAGCAATTGCTGCAATCGGGGGCACCCTCCGAGGAAGGCCTGCTTGAAATGAAGGACCTGCTGGTGCAGGGCGGAGTCCTGGATGCCGGTCAGCAGGTCGTGGATGATCTCTTCGGACAGGCTTTCAGGATTCTGGATGCTGCCGAATCCCGCCTTGAGACCGGCCGGCTGCGGGACTACGCCAGCTGGCTGCTGAAACGCGACTATTGA
- a CDS encoding ABC transporter ATP-binding protein has protein sequence MSEILFDIRNLRTWFETEAGTVKAVDDVSFQIYRGEVLGIVGESGSGKSVTSLSINRLIPNPPGRIVSGEILYHAGNDRPVDLLKLSHEEMRQYRGRDIAMVFQEPMTSLNPVFRIGMQVVEAIKYHQDIDDSEARRRGIEMLELVGIPAADKRMDDYPHQFSGGMRQRVMIAMALICNPALLIADEPTTALDVTIQAQILQLMLRMKEDRGNASIMLITHDLGVVAETCDRVIVMYGGMVQEVGNVNDIFERPLHPYTVGLLASLPRPDKEHQRRLSTIRGMVPGMLDMPVGCKFCTRCDKVMPRCETEKPELRQVKGGQWVRCHLYEDQPTIPDSRSN, from the coding sequence ATGAGCGAGATTCTCTTCGACATCCGCAACCTGCGGACCTGGTTCGAGACCGAAGCAGGAACCGTGAAGGCCGTGGATGATGTCAGTTTCCAGATCTACCGCGGCGAGGTGCTGGGCATCGTGGGCGAGTCCGGTTCTGGCAAGTCCGTCACAAGCCTCTCGATCAACCGGCTGATCCCCAATCCTCCCGGCCGCATCGTCAGCGGGGAGATTCTGTATCACGCGGGGAACGACCGCCCGGTGGACCTGCTCAAGCTGTCCCACGAGGAGATGCGTCAGTACCGCGGGCGCGACATCGCGATGGTGTTCCAGGAGCCGATGACCAGCCTGAATCCGGTCTTCCGCATCGGGATGCAGGTGGTGGAAGCCATCAAGTATCACCAGGACATCGACGACAGCGAAGCCCGGCGTCGCGGCATCGAAATGCTTGAACTGGTGGGCATTCCCGCGGCGGACAAGCGCATGGATGACTATCCGCACCAATTCTCGGGCGGCATGCGCCAGCGCGTGATGATTGCCATGGCTCTGATCTGCAACCCTGCCCTGCTGATCGCCGACGAGCCGACCACGGCGCTGGACGTGACGATCCAGGCCCAGATCCTGCAGCTGATGCTGCGCATGAAGGAAGACCGGGGCAATGCCTCGATCATGCTGATCACCCACGACCTGGGCGTGGTGGCCGAGACCTGCGACCGGGTGATCGTGATGTATGGCGGCATGGTCCAGGAGGTGGGCAATGTCAACGACATCTTCGAACGACCCCTGCATCCGTATACGGTGGGATTGCTGGCCAGCCTGCCCCGACCCGACAAGGAGCATCAGCGCCGCCTGTCCACCATTCGTGGCATGGTGCCCGGCATGCTGGACATGCCCGTGGGCTGCAAGTTCTGCACCCGCTGCGACAAAGTGATGCCCCGCTGTGAGACGGAAAAACCCGAACTGCGCCAGGTCAAGGGCGGCCAGTGGGTCCGCTGCCACCTCTACGAAGACCAGCCCACCATTCCCGACTCCAGGAGCAACTGA
- a CDS encoding RDD family protein codes for MSAARVLQLLRDALRSRRTRFTADSFRVARELEGRPLAGVLRRAGAMVLDLTFCVLLVIPLYMALLDRSMHEVNPDLPSVWASGDKTETGSPNARALNRAMLQLATANTPENLPPAMNYALSIGDSAAVDSLAALHGMVVMLAAGGEDAWRWREGRPIQLNALSLLGKRARTFSLFTVILVYFTGFTWLLRGRTPGKWLLGIRVLRLNGKPMGLWDSFGRAGGYSASVSTAFLGFLEAIRDSNRMALHDRIAGTVVIRSPWKNRNGEVAKPTRSPRNTDPRGSGAAAPEDASAI; via the coding sequence ATGAGTGCGGCCCGCGTACTCCAACTGCTGCGGGATGCGCTGCGCAGCCGACGGACCCGCTTCACGGCCGATTCCTTTCGCGTGGCCCGGGAGCTGGAAGGCAGACCACTGGCCGGTGTGCTGCGCAGGGCTGGCGCCATGGTGCTGGACCTGACCTTCTGCGTGCTGCTGGTCATTCCACTCTACATGGCCCTGCTGGACCGTTCGATGCACGAAGTGAATCCCGACCTGCCATCGGTCTGGGCCTCCGGCGACAAGACCGAGACCGGAAGTCCGAATGCACGGGCCCTCAACCGGGCCATGCTGCAGCTGGCCACCGCGAACACGCCGGAAAATCTGCCACCGGCAATGAACTACGCCCTTTCGATTGGAGACAGTGCCGCCGTGGATTCCCTGGCGGCCTTGCACGGGATGGTGGTGATGCTGGCGGCCGGTGGAGAGGATGCCTGGCGCTGGCGCGAGGGGCGCCCGATTCAGCTGAATGCGCTCTCGCTGCTGGGGAAAAGGGCGCGCACCTTCAGCCTGTTCACGGTGATTCTGGTGTACTTCACCGGATTCACCTGGCTGTTGCGGGGTCGCACGCCGGGCAAGTGGCTGCTGGGCATCCGGGTGCTGCGCTTGAATGGAAAGCCGATGGGACTCTGGGATTCATTCGGCAGGGCGGGTGGCTACAGCGCCAGTGTGTCCACGGCGTTTCTGGGCTTTCTGGAAGCGATCCGCGATTCCAACCGGATGGCCCTGCACGACAGAATCGCGGGCACGGTGGTGATTCGCAGTCCGTGGAAGAATCGGAATGGCGAGGTCGCGAAACCTACCAGGAGCCCGCGTAATACAGATCCTCGGGGCTCCGGCGCTGCAGCTCCAGAAGATGCCAGCGCAATCTGA
- a CDS encoding ABC transporter permease subunit — protein MAKTNKQPSKSLFAKRWHKFMSIRRGYYSLLILFTTYGLSFLLPLFVGNTALIVHYEGKTWYPLFQNYISASELGQDRIGSADYRALQAQYKEQGSGNWVLMPFYPYGPKESLLDMPGTPPHRPDSQHLLGTDDRARDVLSRLLYGYRTSISFALIVTLCAYTIGISLGGMLGYYGGTFDILVQRGIEIWSSIPFLFMIMIISSLINPNFWMLTAMLIAFQWMGMTYYVRGEFYREKSKDYVQAAVSMGASDRRIIFKHILPNSLTPVISFMPFAIVANIGSLVSLDFLGFGLPPEDASWGSMVKVGMANITDWWLVLAPLAALFCTLMLVVFIGEAIREAFDPKVYSRLR, from the coding sequence ATGGCCAAGACCAACAAGCAGCCGTCCAAGTCGCTTTTCGCGAAGCGCTGGCACAAGTTCATGAGCATCCGCCGCGGGTACTACTCGCTGCTGATCCTGTTCACCACCTACGGCCTGTCCTTTCTGTTGCCGCTCTTCGTGGGCAATACCGCGCTGATCGTGCATTACGAAGGCAAGACCTGGTACCCGCTGTTCCAGAATTACATCTCCGCCTCGGAGCTGGGCCAGGACCGGATCGGCAGCGCAGACTACCGCGCCCTGCAGGCCCAGTACAAGGAGCAGGGCTCGGGCAACTGGGTTCTGATGCCCTTCTATCCCTACGGCCCCAAGGAGTCCCTGCTGGACATGCCCGGCACCCCTCCCCACCGGCCCGACAGCCAGCATCTGCTGGGCACGGACGACCGCGCGCGTGACGTGTTGTCCCGCCTGCTTTACGGCTATCGTACCTCAATTTCCTTCGCGCTCATCGTCACGCTGTGTGCGTATACCATCGGCATCAGCCTGGGCGGCATGCTGGGGTATTACGGCGGCACCTTCGACATTCTGGTGCAGCGCGGGATCGAGATCTGGAGTTCGATTCCCTTCCTGTTCATGATCATGATCATCAGCTCGCTGATCAACCCGAACTTCTGGATGCTGACGGCCATGCTGATCGCCTTCCAGTGGATGGGCATGACCTATTATGTGCGCGGTGAATTCTACCGCGAGAAGTCCAAGGACTATGTCCAGGCGGCCGTCTCTATGGGCGCGTCGGATCGCCGGATCATCTTCAAGCACATCCTGCCCAACAGTCTCACGCCCGTGATCTCCTTCATGCCCTTCGCGATCGTGGCCAACATCGGTTCGCTGGTGTCCCTCGACTTCCTTGGCTTCGGCCTGCCGCCCGAGGATGCGTCCTGGGGCAGCATGGTGAAGGTGGGCATGGCCAACATCACCGACTGGTGGCTGGTGCTGGCCCCGCTGGCCGCACTGTTCTGCACCCTGATGCTGGTCGTTTTCATCGGCGAAGCCATTCGTGAGGCGTTCGATCCCAAGGTCTATTCCCGCCTGAGGTAA
- a CDS encoding ABC transporter permease subunit, translating into MTTYFLRRLLLMIPTFIGITLVAFSVIQLVPGGPLEQEMMRLRGAMAGGEAGAGASSDNSSGTSIPAEALEEMKAYYGYDKPMILNFKIWHPEKLVQLYMDAVPLEEEIRQAELELSAMNEELKSVDGRTGTRDDAAGSRVQARMQQTREEISAKRQTIDDRRSDVIATAEMALPFLRPIALGETDATHDQQDKALDLIIKRAALPVWTTQDFEVKLAEVGKWAEVADPQPAGTIAKVWKTFSYGRYGSWLLRIVQLDLGKSHRYSRPVWDVMKSKFPISIYFGLIGLLLSYGICIPLGVWKAVKHGSQFDMVSSVIIFIGYSTPGWALGAVLLVLLGGGSFWDVFPLGGFRSEDFEFLSFWEQIRDQLHHTILPLISWNIASFAGLTVVMKNSLMENLSADYVRTAFAKGLSERRVVFLHALRNSLIPMATGLGSIIGVIFAGSYLIERVFNIDGFGLLGFNSLVNRDYPVVLASMVIGAVIHLTGNIISDIIYAAIDPRIRFR; encoded by the coding sequence ATGACGACCTATTTCCTGCGCAGATTGCTGTTGATGATTCCCACGTTCATCGGCATCACCCTGGTGGCTTTCTCCGTGATCCAGCTGGTGCCCGGAGGGCCGCTGGAACAGGAGATGATGCGCCTGCGGGGAGCCATGGCCGGCGGTGAAGCCGGCGCCGGCGCCTCCAGCGACAATTCCTCGGGGACCAGCATTCCCGCCGAGGCACTGGAAGAGATGAAGGCCTATTACGGCTACGACAAGCCGATGATCCTCAACTTCAAGATCTGGCACCCTGAAAAGCTGGTGCAGCTCTATATGGATGCCGTGCCGCTGGAAGAGGAGATCCGCCAGGCCGAACTCGAGCTCTCGGCAATGAACGAGGAGCTCAAATCCGTGGACGGGCGCACGGGCACCCGCGACGATGCGGCCGGATCACGCGTCCAGGCCCGCATGCAGCAGACCCGCGAAGAGATCAGCGCCAAGCGCCAGACCATTGACGACCGGCGCAGCGACGTGATCGCCACCGCCGAGATGGCACTGCCCTTCCTGCGTCCCATCGCGCTGGGTGAAACCGACGCCACCCACGACCAGCAGGACAAGGCTCTGGACCTGATCATCAAACGCGCCGCGCTGCCCGTCTGGACCACGCAGGATTTTGAGGTGAAGCTGGCCGAGGTGGGCAAGTGGGCCGAAGTGGCCGACCCACAGCCGGCCGGCACGATCGCCAAGGTCTGGAAGACCTTCTCCTATGGCCGCTATGGGTCCTGGCTGCTGCGCATCGTCCAGCTCGATCTGGGCAAGAGCCATCGCTATTCGCGTCCGGTCTGGGATGTGATGAAGTCCAAGTTCCCGATCTCGATCTACTTCGGCCTGATCGGCCTGCTGCTGTCCTACGGCATCTGCATCCCGCTGGGCGTCTGGAAGGCCGTCAAGCACGGCAGTCAGTTCGACATGGTCAGTTCGGTGATCATCTTCATTGGATACAGCACACCGGGCTGGGCGCTGGGCGCGGTGCTGCTGGTGCTGCTGGGCGGAGGCAGTTTCTGGGATGTCTTCCCGCTGGGCGGGTTCCGCAGCGAGGATTTCGAGTTTCTCAGTTTCTGGGAACAGATCCGTGACCAGCTGCACCACACGATTCTGCCGCTGATCTCCTGGAACATCGCGTCCTTCGCGGGACTGACGGTGGTGATGAAGAATTCCCTGATGGAGAATCTGTCGGCCGACTACGTGCGCACCGCTTTCGCCAAGGGCCTGTCCGAGCGCCGGGTGGTGTTCCTGCACGCTCTGCGCAACAGCCTGATTCCCATGGCCACGGGCCTGGGCAGCATCATCGGCGTGATCTTCGCGGGCAGTTACCTCATCGAGCGTGTCTTCAACATCGACGGCTTCGGTCTGCTGGGCTTCAACAGTCTGGTCAACCGCGACTACCCGGTCGTGCTGGCTTCCATGGTCATCGGTGCGGTGATCCACCTGACGGGCAACATCATTTCAGACATCATCTACGCGGCCATCGACCCGCGCATTCGCTTCAGATAG